In Leisingera sp. NJS204, the DNA window AGGCAGAGGCCGCCCGGCGGCACCTGCTGGAGGCCAATCCGTCCTTGCACGTGACAGCGCGGGTTGACTGCCTGGATGCGGCCAATGCCGCCGCGATGGTGGATGCGGCGGATCTGGTGGTGGATGCGGCGGATAGTTTTGCGGTGTCCTATATCCTGTCGGATGCATGCCGGGCGCAGGGCAAGATGCTGATCTCGGCCTCGGCGCTGGGGCAGTCAGGCTATGCCGGGGGATTTTGCGGCGGCGGGCCATCCTTGCGTGCTGTATTCCCGGACCTGCCCGCGCAGGCGGCGACCTGTGCAACTGCAGGCGTGATGGGGCCGGCCGTTGGCATGATCGGTGCGCTTCAGGCACAGCTGGCACTGAAGTCCCTGCTGGATCACCAGCCGTCCCCGCGGGGACAGTTGTTTGTTTTCCGGCTCCAGGACCTGCAGGTCAGCAGCTTCCGCTTTGATGAGGCGGAAGAACCGGCGGACGCCCTGCCCTTTGTCGCGGCCTCGCATATCACTGCCGCGGATACGGTGATCGAACTGCGCGATGCCGCTGAGGCGCCCGGATTGCCCGCATCCCAGGCCCGCCGGATTGCCCGCGCCGATCTGCTGGCGGCAGAGCTGCCGCGCAAGGGTCGTATCGTGCTGTGCTGCCGCACCGGCCTGCGCGCCTGGGGCGCGGCCTCGGATCTGAAGGCTGCGGGCTATGGCGACCTCGCCCTGCTGGCGGCTGGCGGCAGCGCATGACCGCGATCCTGGCGATTGGCGGAACCGACAGCAGCGGCGGCGCCGGCCTCACCCGCGATACAGCCATGGCTGCAGAGTTCGGGGTGACGCTGCGCCCGGTGGTGACGGCTGTGACGGTGCAGACCGATGCAGCAGTCCTGGCCATTCACCCCAGCACGCCGCAAGCCGTTGCAGACCAGGCGCAGGCAGCCTTGGCCGCATTGCCTGCACCCGCGGCAGCCAAGATCGGAATGCTGGGGTCTGCCGCAGCGGCCAGCGCGGTTGACGCGGCCCTGCCCCGGGAGATGCCTATCGTGCTGGATCCGGTTCTGAAAGCAAGTTCCGGCGGCAGGCTGATGGCGGCAGACGGCTTTGGCGCATTGCTGCAGCGGGCGGCCTTAGTCACCCCGAACCTGGCAGAGCTGGAAGTGCTTTCCGGCTCAGCCGGCAGCATTGAGGCGCAGGCGGCGCAGCTGCTGGCACGGGGAGTGCGGGCGGTGCTGGTCAAGGGCGGCCATGGCACCGGTGCTGAAAGCACTGATGTGCTGTTTACCGCCGGTGGCGCGGCAACACCTTTTGCCGCGGCGCGGTTGCCGGGTTCCAAACGCGGCACGGGATGCAGCCTGGCCACCGCAATCGCCTGCTGCCTGGCCAGGGGAGAGACCCTGCCGGAGGCCTGCCGCCTGGGCAAAGCCGCCGTCCGCCGCTGGCTTGGCCGCTGAAGCCTGGCAGGTCGCTGACAGACGGTTTTGCGGCTGGTTCGGAACGGAGCCGCCGGACACAGTTTTTTAGTCTGGCAAGCGTGCCTTAACTGCCAGCACCGGAAACCAGCCGAATGACCGACATCACCGCCCTTACCGCCGAGGACATGGCCGCCAGGCTGCGCAGCCGCAGCCTGAGTGCCCGCGAGGTTCTGGCCGCGCATAAGGTGCAGACCGAGGCGCGCAACAGCACTGTCAACGCCTTTGTCACCCTGGACTGGGACGCGGCAGAGGCGCGCGCCGCAGAACTGGACGCGATGGCGGCATCGGGCGCATTTGCCGGACCGCTGCACGGCTTGCCGGTTGCCATCAAGGATTGCTTTGAGACCAAGGGCTTGCGCACCACCTGGGGGTCCAGGAGCTTTGAAACCCATGTGCCGGGTTATGATGCCCTGCACGTGGCCCGCCTGCGCGCGGCAGGCGCAGTGATCACCGGCAAAAGCAACACGCCTGAGTTCACCTTTTCCGGCCAGACCAGCAATCTGCTGGCCGGCACCACCCGCAACCCGCTGGATCCGGAAAAGACAGTGGCCGGCAGCTCCGGTGGCGCGGCGGCGGCGCTGGCGGCAAAAATGGTGGCGCTGGCCGATGGCTCGGATCTGGGCGGCAGCACCCGCACCCCCGCCGCCTGGTGCGGTGTCGTGGGCTACCGGCCGACCCCGGGCCTTATCCCCTATGACCCGAACCCGGCGCCGTTTGACGGGCTGTCGGTGCCCGGTCCGATGGCGCGGAGCGTGCGCGATCTGGTGCTGATGCTGGAAACCATGCAGGGCAATACACCCCGCCAGCCGCTGGGCTTCTGGCAGGACCTGCCGCGGCTTGCCGGCCTGGAAGAGGCGCCGCCCCGCAGCGCAGGCAGGGTTGCCCTGTCGCTGTCCCCTTTTGGCGCCTGCGTTGACGCGTCGGTGCAGGCAGCAATTGCCCCGGCGGAGGCTCTGTGCCGGGGCCTCGGCTGGCAGGTCGCGGCGGACGCCCCCGGTCTGGCGCCGCTTTTGGCGCATGGCGGTATTATCCGCGGCCAATGCGCGCTGCAGATCCAAACGCAGCTGCAGCCGGACATGGCACTGGCAGGCGAGAGTTTCCGCACCGCCTGCGCCCAGGCCGAAGGACGCAGCCTGGCGGAGCTGATCGCCTACCAGAAGACCCGCGCCGCGGTTTGGGCGGATGTCACCAGCTTTTTCGAGCGCTACGACTTTGCCCTCTGGCCCACGGCCACTGGGATGCCCTTCTCTGCCCGCCTGCGTGACGGCGAATTGACCGAAGACTGGCGCACCGTGACGCTTACCCCGCCGCTGGAGCTGCCTTCCATTTCGATCCCCTTTGGCACCTCGTCGGACGGAATGCCTGCCGGGCTGCATATCACCGGCCCCAAGGGCTCGGATGCGCGGCTGCTGCAATTCGCCCGCAGTATTGAGCGTGCGGGCCGGACCTGAGCCACTGGCAACAAATGCAGGAGGGCAAGCCGTTTCATTGCAATCACGGCAAATTTCACGCTGCCTTGTCTGAGGGAACAGCGGCCGTTCACACAGGCCGCAGTGAAAGAGAAATGGGCGGTAACCGAAGTCTAAAACAACCTCCTGGCCATCGTGCTCACCGGTGACTTCCTGTCGGAGGGTCAAGCCGGATTCACCCCCCAAACCGCACCCAAGTGCCAGGGCGATATCACCGGTGATCTTACGGTCGTTTCCAGTGCTGGGGCCTTGCTGGCAAGCGAGGTACGCAAGTCATGATCCAGCCCTTCCGTAAGAAGCCCGAAATTGAACAGCGCAGCCTGCAAACAGGCCTGACGCCGCAACACATCGGCATGCGCCGCCGCAACCTTGTCTCGGATGGCTCAGCGGCTCTGTCAGCCATGGTTCAGGTAATCACCAGCCTTCTAACTGTAGGTGCTGCTCCGAGTGCCTAAGACGAATTTTGTCGGTCTTTGGTCGAAGCCGGCGTAGGTCAAATTCAATTGCCGTAAGAGCAATCTACAACGTCACACCTAAGTCTTTGAAAAGATGGTGCCCCCACACGGACTCGAACCGCGGACCTACTGATTACAAATCAGTTGCTCTACCAGCTGAGCTATAGGGGCACTCACATTCACAGGCGTCCAGATCCGGGGCCGGCGCGCGACCATGAAGCTAGCGTGTCCGGTGGAAAAGATCTCCCCGCCGGGCCTGCTGGGCGACTGGTACTAAAGTACAGAATGACCGTCAAGCCGGTTTGAAACCCAAATCGCGAAACTGCGAAAACCTCCCGCCAGGCTGCGCAGAACCAAACCCAGCAGTCCTCCGGGGGGAACGCCGTCAGCCGGGACTGGCCGCCACGGCAGCGCGGCAGCCCCCGTAACGCAAAACCGGCGCAATCCCAGCGCAAACCGCAGGTTTGACCTCCCTGCTGCGGCGCATTACTTCTGAAGGCAATAAACCCGGATAAACAGGTCGGATCATGCAGGTCATCATTCACTGCGGGGCGCACGCCACTGAAGAAGATCTGCTGCTGAAGGCGCTGCTGAAAAATGCCGGTGCCTTGTCGGAACAGGGCACGGCGGTGCCAGGGCCCGGCCGCTACCGGTCCTTGCTGAAAGACTGCCTGGCGGCGATGAAAAACGGCAGCGCCGCCAAGGACGCGCCGGAGATGCTGTGGGACGCGATCCTGGATGACCGCCAGGCGGACCGGGTGATTCTCTCCAATCCGCATTTCTTCGGCTCGCCGCGGCATGCGCTGCAGGACGGACGCCTGTATCCTGAGGCCGGGGACCGGCTGCAGGCGCTGCAGGCGCTGTTTCCCTATGATCAGCCGGAAATCTTCATGGCGCTGCGCAACCCGGCGACATTCCTGCCCGCGATGTTTGCAAAGTCCAGCCGGTCCATCGTGCAGAACGCATTGCAGGGCAGCGACCCGGTGCAGCTTCGCTGGTCCGGACTGCTGGCGCAGATGCGGGATATGGTGCCCGGCATGCCGGTCACCGTCTGGTGCTATGAGGATCTGCCGCTGATCTGGGGCCAGGTGCTGCGGGACCTCGGCGGGATGGAGATCAATGCGCCGGTCAAAGGCGGGATGGACCTGCTGGCCACCCTGATGCAGCCTGCCGGCATGGAGCGGTTGCGCGCCTATCTTGCAGAAAATCCGGATCTTACGGAAATCCACAAACGCCGTGTCTATGCCGCCTTTCTGGACAAGTTTGCGATGGAAGACGCGCTGGAGGAGGAGCTGGACCTTCCCGGCTGGACCACCGTGCTGGTGGAAGAGATGAGCGAGCGGTACGAAGAAGATCTCTATCTCATCCAGCGGATGCCCGGCGTCACCCTGATTGCGCCCTGATTGCTGCCAGGCGGGCTGGCCTGCCTGGCCTGCCTCTGCGAGGCGGAACGCGCATAGCAGAATTGGATTGCGTTACCGCCGCCGGGGGCCCTGAGGAGCAGGACCCCGCGCCAGGCTCACTGCTGGGGTTGGCCGTTGCGTCCGAAAACCAAATCTTCAGTGCTCAGGTCATCATAGGTAACCTCGACCGCGATCTGCTGGATGGAACCCAGAGGATAGCTGCGGTAGGGCATCCCGTCTTCGTCCTTGATCATATTCGGAAAGCCTTCCTCCAGGTGGCAGTCCGGCAGCGGCCAGATTTCCGGCGGATTGCCGTTGATCCCCAGCTTGACCTGCACCAGCCCGCAGCGCCAGGACCACAGGTGGGTCACATAGAGCAGATCCTGGCCATTGAATTCGCGCACATGGATCCAGTTGGCCCGGGTCGCTGCCAGAATCGGCTTCACTTCCAACGCAGTCGTAAAACGCCCGGTGGCCTGCTGCGGCTCAGCGGCCAGTGCCGTTTGGGCTGATGCTGTTTGCACCGCCTCCAAAGCAGCTGCAGCTTCCGGAACACCGGGCTGCGCCGCTGGCAGCACTGTTGCCGCAAGAAGGGCCAGGATCACGCTATTCATCTTTGTCTCTCCCCGGTTTGCGCCTCTGGCGGCACAGACCGTCTGAAATTGTCTGCAGGCCGGTTGCGCGGCGCCTTGCAGGCTTGTAGCTAATCTATCAGGCAGTCCTATCCGCCCGGAAGAGACGGAACACGGGGAAAACCATGGCAAATGCCCCCTTCAATGTGATGATCGTCGGCCAGGCCGGCCGGCTGCAGTATGAGGCGCTTCTGTTTGCCGCTTCGCTGCGCCATTGCTCGCCCGGTTTTTCCGGACGGCTGTTTGTGGCAGTGCCGCAGCAAGGGCCGCTGTGGGAGAAGGACCCCGGGATCCGCAATCAGGAGGTGCTGCAGGCGCTGGCGGACCTCGGAGTCGAAATTCTGCCGTTCGAGAGCAAGGCCTTTGGCGCCGCCTACCCTTATGGCAACAAGATCGAAGCGCTGCAGGCGATGCCAAAGGGCGAGCCGTTTGTGTTTTTCGACACCGACACGCTGATCACTGGCGAGCTGGCCGATGTGCCGTTTGATTTCAGCCGTCCTTCGGCGTCGCTGCGGGTTGAGGGCACCTGGCCCAAGCCGACATTGTACGGACCGGGCTACAGCGGCATCTGGCAATCGCTCTACAGCCGGTTCGGCCTCGACTTCCTGTCCAGTCTCGACCTCGGCCAGCCGGATGAGTACTGGAAACGCTATCTCTATTTCAACGCAGGCTTCTTTTACGGCGCCTGCCCGCGCGCCTTTGGCAAGCGGTTTCTGGTCTACGCGCAATCGGTTCGCAACGACCCGCCGCTTGAGCTGGTTGGCCAGGTGCTGGAGCCCTGGCTGGACCAGATCGTGCTGCCGCTGGTGATCCACTCGTTCGGCGGCGGCCGCGATGCGCTGCCCGGCGGGTTTCTGGACGGGCAGACCAGCTGCCATTACCGGCTGTTTCCGCTGCTCTATGCGCGCGAAAGCGACCGGGTGGTGGAGTTGCTGCATCAGATTGCAGCACCGAACCGGATCAAGAAGGTGCTGAAAGGCTACGAGCCGATCAAGCGGATGGTCTATCAGGGCCGCGGCGAAAAGGTGCGGGCGCTGTTTGACCGCGAAAACCTGCCCCGCCGCGAACAGGCGATCCGCAACCGGATCAAATCCGAAGGCTTCTGGATGCGCTGACCGCGCCCTTCGGGTCGTTAAGAACGCAGGGCTCCCGCCCGCTCACGGGCCTCTGGCGGAGGCCCTTCGCAGTTGGGCCCGGCGCCGCGCTGCGCGCGGCGCGCGCCATGCCCAGCATGGCGCCACGCCCAACGGGCGCAGGCACCGCCAGGGGCCGGCGGCGGGCGGGAGCCTTTTGCTGCGGCATTCCCGCAATTGCCTTCCCGGCGCAGCCATGCTGTTGTGCGCCCGGAATAACAGAGCTTTCAGGGAGACCCATTCATGACCGACGCTCCGACATACGGTTTTGACACCTTGCAGATCCATGCCGGCGCCAAGCCGGACCCGGCAACCGGTGCGCGGCAGACGCCGATCTACCAAAGCACCGCCTATGTGTTCCGCGATGCCGAGCACGCCGCCGCGCTGTTCAATCTGCAGGAAGTCGGTTTCATCTATTCGCGCCTGACCAACCCCACTGTCGCAGTGCTGCAGGAACGTCTGGCAACACTCGAAGGCGGCGTTGGCGCGGTCTGCTGTTCGTCGGGCCACGCGGCCCAGATCATGGCGTTGTTTCCGCTGATGGCACCGGGCTGCAATGTGGTCGCCTCGACCCGGCTTTACGGCGGTACCATCACCCAGTTCAGCCAGACAATCAAACGTTTCGGCTGGTCCGCCAAATTCGTCGACACCGACGATCTGGACGCCGTGAGTGCTGCCATCGACGAAAACACCCGCGCCGTGTTCTGCGAATCCATCGCCAACCCCGGCGGCTATGTGACCGACATCCGCGCCCTGGCGGATATCACCGACGGCGCAGGTATCCCGCTGATCGTCGACAACACCTCAGCCACGCCTTACCTGTGCAAACCGGTTGACCACGGCGCGTCTCTGGTGGTGCACTCCACCACCAAATACCTGACTGGCAACGGCACCGTGACCGGCGGCTGCGTCGTTGACAGCGGCAATTTCGACTGGTCGGCGAATGACAAGTTCCCGTCCCTGTCAGCACCCGAGGACGCCTATCACGGTCTCAAATTCCACGAAACCTTCGGCCCGCTGGCATTCACCTTCCACAGCATTGCAATCGGCCTGCGCGACCTTGGCATGACGATGAACCCGCAAGGGGCGCATTACACGCTGATGGGGGTTGAGACGCTGTCCTTGCGGATGCAGAAACACTGCGAGAACGCCGAGAAAATCGCCGCCTGGCTCGAAAACGACAGCCGCGTTGACTACGTGACCTATGCAGGCCTGCCCTCCTCTCCCTATTACGAGCGCGCTCAGGCCTGCTATCCCAAGGGCACCGGCGGCTTGTTCACCTTTGCGGTCAAGGGCGGCTATGAGGCCTGCACCAAACTGGTGGATGCGCTGGAGATCTTCAGCCATGTAGCCAACCTCGGCGACACCCGGTCGCTGATCATCCATTCGGCCTCCACCACCCACCGGCAGCTGTCACCGGAGCAGCAGGAAGCCGCAGGTGCCGGTCCGAATGTGGTGCGCATCTCCATCGGCATCGAGGATGCAGACGACCTGATCCGCGATCTGGACCAGGCACTGGCCAAAGCCTGCGGCTGAGGACCAACAACCGTCATACAGAAAGGCCGGGCGCCCTGCCCGGCCTTTTTTGTTGCCGCAGATTACTCGCTGTCCGGCACGGACATGTCGAAGACAACCGAGACATTGTGGCTGAACGTCAGCTCGCCTGCCTCAATCGGCATCGCGTCGCTGCGGGCCATTTCCATCGCCATCATCGGGCGTCCGCCACCGCCGCCGTGCTCATTGATCGAGCGTACCGGTCCCAGCTCCATGCCCGCCGCGTCTGCCAGCTGCTGCGCCTTGCGGATGGCATCCTTGACGGCTTCACCGCGGATTTGATCGGTGACCGCAGACGGATCTGCCACCCCGAAACTCAGCCCTTGGAACTGATTGGCGCCAGCCGTCAGCACCGCATCCAGAACCGGGCCAAGCCGGTCCAGGTCGCGCACCCGCACCATCAGGGTGTTCGACGCCTGAAAGCCGGTGATCTCACGCCGGCCACCGCTGTCGTAAGACCGGTCCTGCGACCAGACCGGATGCATTGAGATCTGCCGGGTCTGCATGTCCTCGGCGGCAATACCGCCGTCCTTCAGCCGTCCAATCACCGCGCCCATTGCGTCAGATACGGCGGCCATTGCGACGGCGGCTTCTTCGGCCTCCTCGGTGACACCCAGCGTGATTGTCGCAAGTTCCGGCGCCACCTGCAGCGTGCTTTCGCCGTTCACGGTGATTTGGCGCAACGCCGCGGTCTCGCTTGCCGCCAGGGTCCCGGCGCCCATCGACAGCATCAGCGCGGCTGCCAGAATTTTCTTTGCCTTCATACGGAAAAGCTCCTTTTGCAATGCCTTCTAGATGGGGATGGCAAACTGCCGCCTGCAAGTCCTGGCAGACGTCTTTTCCTTTAACTCGGCAGGTTCCTGCTTTAAGGTCCGCGTCAAAACACCGGGCGCGTCAGGCGGCCCCGGGCAGTATGGATTTTGATGGTTTGACCCAAGGCATGAAACCGGCTTTTGCTCTTTCACTTTCCGCTGACGGCATTGCGCTGCTATTTCGCGCTGAAGACGGCTGGCGGAGTGTGGCCAGCACGCCGTTTGACACTGAAGACCTGCCTGCGGCACTGGCCGCGATGCGCGCGGATGCGCTGCGGCTGGCCCCCGGGGGCATCTTCTGCAAGCTGATCCTGCCCGACGATCAGATCCGCTATTTGACTGCGGTGACCGGTGATCTGCCTGTCGAGGCGCGGATTGAAGCGGCCCGGCAGGCGCTGGAAGGGGCCACGCCTTATCCGGTGGATGAGCTGGCCTTTGATATCTCCATCGAGGGCAGCCGGACCCATGTTGCGGCGGTGGCGCTGGAAACCCTGGACGAGGCCGAGACCTTTGCCGTCGAACACGGGTTCGGGCCGGTCAGTTTTGTTGCGGCGCCGGAAGACAGCGGCTTTCAGGGAGAGCCGTTCTTTGGCACCACCCGGGCAATCCGCGGCACCGAGGTTGAGCCGGACGATACTGTGGTTAAGGCGATCGGGCCTGCAGCGCTGCCAGCCCTCTTGACCGAAGACACCGCGGATGACCCAGCCGCCTTAGCACTGGCGGAAGACAGCCCAATACCGGCAGCGATTGCCGCTATTACGGAACCCCTGGCAGAGCCAGCAGAACCGGCGGTTCTTGCTGAGGCAGAAGATATGGCTGCCGCCGCCAAACAAGCACCTAAGCAGGACGGCACGCCGCTGGCTGCCCCCAAGGACACTCCGGTACCGCCGTCTGCCAAGGCAGCCGGGGCCGAGGAGCCTGCAAGCCTGCCACCGCTTGTTTCGCCGTCTTCTGACGCATCTGGCGCTTCTGATGCGCCGCTACCGGATGTTTCAGGCCTTCTCAGCCAAGGGGACAAGGCAGCCCCTGCTGAAAGCGCATCCGCGCCGTCCGCGCAAGCCTCCGCGCCGCTGGCCGCCGGGCGCCAAGTGCCAAAAGCTCCAGCCGCCGTAAAGCCCGTAGGCGCAGCAATTCCGGTCCGGAAACCTGACACCGCGGACACTCCGGCGGCCCATTTGCCAGTACCGCCAGCTTCGTTGCCAACTGATGCGGCTTCTCCATTGGCAATTCCGCCAGCGCCGGCAGCATTGCGCGACAGTACCCCGGCAGCCGCCGCGCCCGCGGCGTCACAGTCCCCGGCCCCCGAAAAGGCCGCCAAGGGCAAGCCGCGCTACCTTGGGGTGATCCTGACAGCGGTGCTGCTGCTGTTCATGGCAACAGTTGCGGTCTGGGCAGTGTTTGGCAAAGGCGGATTTTTTTCCGCGGCCCCGGATCAGGGTCCCGGCCTGGCACCCGCCCCTGCGGTCAGCTCCGAAGACGGGCAGCCGGAGGAAGGTGCCCCCCGGCCGGCGCGTGCCCCTGCGGCTGGAAGCCCCGGTTCAGAAACCGCCCCTGCCGCCATCGCACCGCAGGTGAGCGTCCTGGCAGACCAGCCCGATCCCGGGCTGCAGGAGACCGGCGCAGCGCCTGCAGAGGGGGAGCCGCAGGAAAACACCGCCCTGGCTGAGACCGGCGGCAAAGGCGTGCTCCCTTCGGTCGAGGATGAAGCCGCCGCCGATGGTGTGAAACTGCCCGAAGAGGGCACGGACACCGCCTTTTTGGACCCTTCCGCCCTGCAGCCTGGCGGTGCTGAGGCCACCCAACCGGCCCCGGCGCCGGCTGAGGCTCTGACAGCAGAGCCGCTGGATGACTTGGCCCAGGCCGCGCGCTATGCCGCAACCGGGGTCTGGCCGGTTGCCCCCGGCCTGGGTGGCATCCCCGCCGCGCCCCGCCTGGACGAGCTTTACACGGCATCCGTCGACCGCACTGAAATCGCCGCCGACGCGGTGGCCCTGCCGCAGCCGGAAACTTTTGCCGGGGATGACGAACCCGGCGCCGTTGCCTCTCCTGCTGCGGCAGGGTCTGCGTTTGATCTGGACGCGCGCGGACTGGTCAAGGCCACCCCCGGAGGCACGCTGAACCCCGATGGCATCACTGTCTACCTTGGCCGCCCGAAAAAGCTGCCGCCGCCCGCGCCGGATCGCAGCGACCCCGCCGCCGAAGCGCTGGCTGAAGAAGTGGCCCGCAATCAGGTCTTGTCGCGCAAACGCCCCAAGGCGCGGCCTGCAGATCTGGAGGAACAGGTGGAACGCGCACAGCTTGGCGGTCTCAGCCGGACAGAACTGGCCGGCATGCGCCCGCGCCAACGCCCCGCCAGCCTGAAGCCCGCCGGGGAAGAGCAGCTGCCGGTCACAGCCCAAGCCATCGCCGCCTCGGCTGTTCCGCGCGCCCGGCCCGCCAATTTCGCCAATCTGGTCGACCGCGCCCGGCGCAATCCGCAGAACCAGGTGCAAACCGCCGCTGCCGTGCCCACCGCTGCAGCCGCGGCGGCCCCCCGCATCCCGACAGCCGCATCGGTTGCCCGCCGCGCCACCGTCAGCAACGCCATCAACCTGCGCAAGCTGAACCTGATCGGAGTTTATGGCACCGCCTCGGACCGCCGCGCATTGGTCCGGCTGCCCTCGGGACGTTACAAGAAGGTGCAGGTCGGCGACCGTATCGACGGCGGCCGGGTGATTGCCATTGGTGAAAGCCGGCTGCAGTACCAGAAAGGCGGCCGCAACCGCACCCTGGAAATGCCCAAGGGATAGGATCAAGCCCTTCCCTTCCCGCGCTTAACTCCTAAAACTGCAGCTCCGGCGAATGGGCCTGGTGCAGACCGTCTTGCCGCCGCACGCAAAAAGGCCGGACCCGCGTGGCAGGCCCGGCCTTTTTGCGTTTCTCAGGTTATTTATTCCGCAGCCTGGATCTCGCCGTTTTCGATCTGCTCGCGTTCGATCGATTCAAACAGCGCCTTGAAGTTGCCCTCGCCAAAGCCGTCATCGCCCTTGCGCTGGATGAATTCAAAGAAGATCGGCCCGATCACGGTTTTTGAGAAGATCTGCAGCAGGATCCGGGTTTCGCCACCGTCCACAACCCCCTCGCCGTCGATCAGGATGCCGTGTTTCTTCATCCGCTCCAGCGGTTCGTCATGGCCCTGCACCCGCTCCTTGGACATCTCATAGTAGGCGTCATTCGGGCCGGGCATGAACTTCAGGCCCTTTTCCGCAATTGCATCGGTGCTGGCATAAATGTCGTCCGAGCCGACCGCGATATGCTGGATACCTTCGCCGTTGTATTTTTTCAGATATGAAACGATCTGGCCTGTTTCGCCCCGGTCCTCGTTGATCGGGATCCGGATCCGGCCGCAGGGCGAGGTCAGCGCGCGGCTGAGAAGGCCGGTGAACTTGCCCTGGATGTCAAAGAATCGGATCTCCTTGAAGTTGAACAGCTCCTCGTAGAACTTGAACCACTTGTCCATGTTGCCTTTGTAAACGTTGTGGGTCAGGTGATCGAGATAGAAGAACCCGTCGCCGCGCGGCTTGGACTGTTTC includes these proteins:
- a CDS encoding HesA/MoeB/ThiF family protein, whose translation is MSRYARQTVLPEVGAEGQERLARSHVLVVGAGGLGCPVLQYLGGAGVGCITVIDGDKVEESNLHRQVLYTMGDLGQPKAEAARRHLLEANPSLHVTARVDCLDAANAAAMVDAADLVVDAADSFAVSYILSDACRAQGKMLISASALGQSGYAGGFCGGGPSLRAVFPDLPAQAATCATAGVMGPAVGMIGALQAQLALKSLLDHQPSPRGQLFVFRLQDLQVSSFRFDEAEEPADALPFVAASHITAADTVIELRDAAEAPGLPASQARRIARADLLAAELPRKGRIVLCCRTGLRAWGAASDLKAAGYGDLALLAAGGSA
- the thiD gene encoding bifunctional hydroxymethylpyrimidine kinase/phosphomethylpyrimidine kinase, encoding MTAILAIGGTDSSGGAGLTRDTAMAAEFGVTLRPVVTAVTVQTDAAVLAIHPSTPQAVADQAQAALAALPAPAAAKIGMLGSAAAASAVDAALPREMPIVLDPVLKASSGGRLMAADGFGALLQRAALVTPNLAELEVLSGSAGSIEAQAAQLLARGVRAVLVKGGHGTGAESTDVLFTAGGAATPFAAARLPGSKRGTGCSLATAIACCLARGETLPEACRLGKAAVRRWLGR
- a CDS encoding amidase translates to MTDITALTAEDMAARLRSRSLSAREVLAAHKVQTEARNSTVNAFVTLDWDAAEARAAELDAMAASGAFAGPLHGLPVAIKDCFETKGLRTTWGSRSFETHVPGYDALHVARLRAAGAVITGKSNTPEFTFSGQTSNLLAGTTRNPLDPEKTVAGSSGGAAAALAAKMVALADGSDLGGSTRTPAAWCGVVGYRPTPGLIPYDPNPAPFDGLSVPGPMARSVRDLVLMLETMQGNTPRQPLGFWQDLPRLAGLEEAPPRSAGRVALSLSPFGACVDASVQAAIAPAEALCRGLGWQVAADAPGLAPLLAHGGIIRGQCALQIQTQLQPDMALAGESFRTACAQAEGRSLAELIAYQKTRAAVWADVTSFFERYDFALWPTATGMPFSARLRDGELTEDWRTVTLTPPLELPSISIPFGTSSDGMPAGLHITGPKGSDARLLQFARSIERAGRT
- a CDS encoding O-acetylhomoserine aminocarboxypropyltransferase/cysteine synthase family protein codes for the protein MTDAPTYGFDTLQIHAGAKPDPATGARQTPIYQSTAYVFRDAEHAAALFNLQEVGFIYSRLTNPTVAVLQERLATLEGGVGAVCCSSGHAAQIMALFPLMAPGCNVVASTRLYGGTITQFSQTIKRFGWSAKFVDTDDLDAVSAAIDENTRAVFCESIANPGGYVTDIRALADITDGAGIPLIVDNTSATPYLCKPVDHGASLVVHSTTKYLTGNGTVTGGCVVDSGNFDWSANDKFPSLSAPEDAYHGLKFHETFGPLAFTFHSIAIGLRDLGMTMNPQGAHYTLMGVETLSLRMQKHCENAEKIAAWLENDSRVDYVTYAGLPSSPYYERAQACYPKGTGGLFTFAVKGGYEACTKLVDALEIFSHVANLGDTRSLIIHSASTTHRQLSPEQQEAAGAGPNVVRISIGIEDADDLIRDLDQALAKACG
- a CDS encoding SIMPL domain-containing protein yields the protein MKAKKILAAALMLSMGAGTLAASETAALRQITVNGESTLQVAPELATITLGVTEEAEEAAVAMAAVSDAMGAVIGRLKDGGIAAEDMQTRQISMHPVWSQDRSYDSGGRREITGFQASNTLMVRVRDLDRLGPVLDAVLTAGANQFQGLSFGVADPSAVTDQIRGEAVKDAIRKAQQLADAAGMELGPVRSINEHGGGGGRPMMAMEMARSDAMPIEAGELTFSHNVSVVFDMSVPDSE
- the hppD gene encoding 4-hydroxyphenylpyruvate dioxygenase, whose product is MGPFPHNAPKSEITPENPAGTDGFEFVEFASPDPDELRALFTRMGYELTGHRKDQPLVELWQQGDVTYILNADPESFAAGFVEQHGPCAPAMGWRVADAQKAFEHAVSKGAEAYDGPGKVMDVPAIKGIGGSLIYFIDQYYDTSPYNAEFTWLKQSKPRGDGFFYLDHLTHNVYKGNMDKWFKFYEELFNFKEIRFFDIQGKFTGLLSRALTSPCGRIRIPINEDRGETGQIVSYLKKYNGEGIQHIAVGSDDIYASTDAIAEKGLKFMPGPNDAYYEMSKERVQGHDEPLERMKKHGILIDGEGVVDGGETRILLQIFSKTVIGPIFFEFIQRKGDDGFGEGNFKALFESIEREQIENGEIQAAE